One window from the genome of Mucilaginibacter ginsenosidivorans encodes:
- a CDS encoding glycoside hydrolase family 130 protein — protein sequence MRIPVERYPIRVNPDSKRVIARFFFNGRERAVEVIKSVTSLSDEEVFGIISPLLQEFSKRHRNITKILYRNCNKVRQIIEGLEIDFDKISHWRKLLLGSYFTHEYSIESAAFFNPSIVEDPDQSGLETGQKRLIISFRAVGEGHISSIAFRRALIDKENRIEILPVGSYVDEAEVIRDTMYEKKLFFEKIATARIDKAVVKEIKSKTKDKFDYDTLRKVIIELQHEPHSDRRKTEYEKILWLSDSYSNMSFSLDTDISDRVIFPMSELERKGIEDARFVKFVKDDGSVIYYATYTAFDGALIMPKLLQTTDFYNFKIRPLHGAGAANKNLALFPRKINGNYVMLSRIDGWHNYIMYSSNINLWENPQVLQEPKYPWEFIQIGNCGSPLETEHGWLVITHGVGPMRRYVLGASLFKLDDPSIEVGRLKEPLLIPNQDEREGYVPNVVYSCGGIVNNGKLIVPYGLSDYSSSFFSVDLHALLDQLLIDSIT from the coding sequence ATGCGAATACCTGTTGAACGCTATCCAATCAGAGTAAATCCAGATTCAAAACGTGTAATAGCAAGATTTTTTTTTAACGGCCGCGAACGCGCGGTAGAGGTTATAAAAAGTGTGACCTCTCTTAGCGATGAGGAGGTTTTTGGTATAATATCGCCCTTACTCCAGGAGTTTTCAAAAAGGCACAGGAATATAACCAAAATACTTTATCGTAACTGTAATAAGGTTAGGCAAATAATAGAGGGTCTTGAAATAGACTTTGATAAGATTTCTCATTGGAGAAAGTTGTTGCTTGGCTCATATTTTACCCATGAGTATTCCATCGAATCTGCTGCCTTTTTCAATCCCTCAATTGTTGAGGACCCTGACCAATCGGGGTTGGAAACAGGTCAAAAGCGCCTGATCATAAGCTTCAGGGCGGTGGGCGAGGGGCACATATCATCTATAGCATTCCGGAGGGCCCTGATCGATAAGGAAAACAGGATCGAAATATTGCCGGTAGGAAGTTATGTAGATGAGGCCGAGGTGATCCGCGACACGATGTATGAGAAGAAGCTTTTCTTTGAAAAAATTGCAACGGCAAGGATAGATAAGGCTGTGGTGAAGGAGATCAAGTCAAAAACAAAGGATAAGTTTGATTACGACACCTTGCGGAAGGTTATCATTGAACTACAGCACGAACCGCACTCAGACCGCCGGAAAACCGAATACGAAAAAATACTGTGGCTGTCAGATTCATACAGTAACATGAGTTTCTCTTTGGATACCGATATTTCCGACAGGGTGATATTCCCGATGTCTGAACTGGAGCGAAAAGGAATTGAGGATGCCCGTTTTGTGAAATTTGTAAAGGACGATGGTTCTGTTATTTACTATGCCACATATACCGCGTTTGATGGCGCGCTTATAATGCCAAAGCTTCTTCAGACAACGGATTTTTACAACTTTAAAATAAGGCCGCTGCATGGCGCCGGAGCAGCAAATAAAAACCTTGCGTTGTTTCCACGAAAGATCAATGGTAATTACGTGATGCTGTCCCGGATAGATGGATGGCATAATTATATTATGTATTCGAGCAATATCAACCTGTGGGAGAATCCGCAGGTATTGCAGGAGCCCAAATATCCATGGGAGTTTATCCAGATCGGCAATTGCGGCTCGCCGCTTGAAACCGAACACGGATGGCTTGTCATCACGCACGGTGTAGGGCCTATGCGCCGGTATGTTTTGGGAGCAAGTTTATTTAAACTGGACGATCCTTCCATTGAGGTGGGTAGGTTAAAAGAGCCGCTGCTTATACCTAACCAGGATGAGCGCGAAGGTTATGTGCCTAACGTGGTATATTCGTGCGGTGGAATTGTCAATAACGGTAAACTGATAGTACCTTATGGCCTTTCGGACTATTCCTCGTCATTCTTTAGTGTCGATCTGCACGCGCTTTTGGACCAGCTTCTTATCGATTCGATCACTTAA
- the xylA gene encoding xylose isomerase, which yields MILTGEKEFFKGIGQVKYEGPQSDNPLAFRWYDADKLIGGKTMKDHLRFACAYWHSFCGSGADPFGEPTHLFPWNEKADAVERAKDKMDAAFEFITKMNLPYYCFHDVDVVDYTNDINENDRRLQAMVEYAKQKQAASGVKLLWGTANLFSNRRYMNGASTNPDFHVLTHAAAQVKAALDATIALGGENYVFWGGREGYMTLLNTDMKREQEHFAQFLHQSIAYARKQGFKGTFFIEPKPCEPTKHQYDYDAATVLGFLQKYDLLNDMKLNLEVNHATLAGHTFQHDLQVAADAGLLGSIDANRGDAQNGWDTDQFPNNINEVVEYMLIILEAGGFAGGGINFDAKIRRNSTDPADLFYAHIGGMDIFARALVIADQVLQKSDYKKIRKERYASFDSGTGKAFEEGKVTLEALRDYAIANGEPKAISGKQEYLENLINRYI from the coding sequence ATGATACTCACTGGTGAAAAAGAATTTTTCAAGGGCATAGGACAGGTAAAATACGAAGGCCCGCAAAGCGATAACCCGCTGGCATTCCGCTGGTACGATGCTGACAAGCTAATTGGCGGAAAGACCATGAAGGACCACCTGCGGTTTGCCTGTGCTTACTGGCATTCGTTCTGCGGTTCGGGAGCCGACCCTTTCGGTGAACCTACACATTTATTCCCCTGGAACGAAAAGGCTGACGCTGTAGAACGCGCAAAAGATAAAATGGATGCAGCTTTCGAGTTCATCACTAAAATGAACCTGCCCTATTATTGCTTTCATGATGTTGATGTAGTTGATTACACCAACGACATCAACGAAAATGATCGGCGTTTGCAGGCCATGGTTGAATACGCGAAGCAAAAGCAAGCCGCCAGCGGCGTAAAGTTGCTTTGGGGTACGGCCAACCTATTCTCTAACCGCCGCTATATGAACGGAGCTTCGACCAATCCTGATTTTCATGTGCTTACGCACGCTGCTGCTCAAGTTAAGGCAGCCTTAGATGCCACAATTGCTTTAGGTGGCGAAAATTATGTTTTCTGGGGCGGCCGCGAGGGGTACATGACGCTGTTGAACACCGATATGAAACGCGAGCAGGAACATTTTGCGCAGTTCCTGCACCAGTCGATAGCCTACGCGCGTAAGCAAGGTTTCAAAGGCACGTTCTTTATCGAACCAAAACCATGCGAACCGACCAAGCACCAGTATGATTACGATGCTGCCACCGTATTAGGCTTTTTGCAGAAATACGACCTGCTGAACGATATGAAACTGAACCTGGAGGTAAACCATGCTACTTTAGCGGGACACACTTTCCAGCACGACCTTCAAGTTGCTGCAGATGCCGGCTTATTAGGTTCGATAGATGCCAATCGCGGTGATGCGCAAAATGGCTGGGATACCGATCAGTTTCCCAACAATATTAATGAAGTGGTTGAATATATGCTGATCATACTGGAAGCAGGTGGCTTTGCCGGGGGCGGTATCAACTTCGACGCCAAGATCCGCAGAAATTCAACCGACCCGGCAGACCTGTTCTATGCTCACATCGGCGGTATGGATATTTTCGCAAGGGCGTTGGTGATAGCCGACCAGGTATTGCAAAAATCAGATTACAAAAAGATAAGGAAAGAAAGATATGCTTCATTCGACAGCGGAACCGGCAAAGCCTTTGAAGAAGGAAAAGTAACGCTTGAGGCATTGAGGGACTACGCGATAGCCAACGGAGAACCCAAGGCCATCAGCGGTAAGCAGGAATACCTGGAAAACCTGATCAACAGGTACATATAA
- a CDS encoding MATE family efflux transporter, with the protein MTTFQPASNKLSRTFSLLKQALKGGNHDFTQGSIRRAVLLLAIPMMLEMVMESVFAIVDLFFVGHLKNSSYAVQTVGLTESVLTIIYSLAIGLSMAATAVVARRMGEHNPVDAAKAGMQTISIALIINILIGGAGFYFAADILRVMGATAETIRMGVNYTRIMMGETIIIVLLFLINGIFRGAGNAAIAMRSLWIANIANIILCPLFVNGLGLFPGFGVTGAAIATTIGRGTGVCYQVYHLFNGRNMIKARMAYLRPHWEQAKAILKIALPGIFQFTIGSCSWIFLSRLVANVGGDEGSAGYQTAIRLLLFFMLPAWGMSNAAATLVGQNLGAKQPDRAEDSVYKTIKYNMIYMGFVTLISLAASSLLAAIFSNDVAVRQIASKALLIMSTGYIFYGIGMVMMSAFNGAGDTWATTKLNFIGFWLFQVPLAYVLAKTFNWGTTGVFIAIPISQTFIAVTSYLLFKRGNWKKVKV; encoded by the coding sequence ATGACAACATTTCAACCGGCTTCAAATAAGCTATCGAGGACATTCTCACTTCTAAAACAGGCCCTAAAAGGCGGTAATCACGATTTTACCCAGGGCAGCATACGCCGCGCGGTATTGTTGCTGGCCATCCCGATGATGCTTGAGATGGTGATGGAATCCGTTTTCGCCATTGTCGATCTCTTTTTCGTCGGGCATTTAAAAAACAGCAGTTATGCTGTGCAAACCGTGGGACTGACCGAATCGGTACTGACCATCATCTATTCCCTTGCGATCGGCTTAAGTATGGCCGCCACCGCAGTTGTGGCCCGGCGCATGGGCGAACATAACCCGGTAGATGCGGCGAAAGCTGGCATGCAGACTATCTCCATTGCTTTAATTATCAATATTTTGATAGGTGGCGCCGGATTCTATTTCGCTGCGGATATCCTGAGGGTAATGGGCGCAACCGCCGAAACTATCCGTATGGGCGTAAATTATACGCGTATTATGATGGGCGAGACGATCATTATCGTATTGCTGTTTTTGATCAATGGTATATTCAGGGGTGCCGGTAATGCGGCTATTGCCATGCGCAGTTTGTGGATAGCCAATATTGCTAATATTATCCTTTGCCCATTATTCGTCAATGGCCTGGGCCTGTTTCCCGGTTTTGGCGTAACCGGTGCGGCTATTGCCACAACTATCGGTCGCGGTACCGGTGTGTGTTACCAGGTCTATCACCTTTTTAACGGCAGAAACATGATCAAGGCGCGAATGGCCTATTTAAGACCGCATTGGGAGCAGGCTAAAGCCATATTGAAAATTGCGCTGCCCGGTATCTTCCAGTTTACTATCGGCTCGTGCAGCTGGATATTTTTATCAAGGCTGGTGGCAAATGTAGGCGGCGACGAGGGTTCAGCAGGCTACCAAACCGCTATCAGGCTTTTGCTGTTCTTTATGCTGCCTGCCTGGGGCATGAGTAATGCGGCAGCTACGCTGGTAGGGCAAAACCTGGGTGCAAAACAGCCTGACCGTGCCGAGGATTCGGTTTACAAAACCATTAAGTATAATATGATCTATATGGGTTTTGTTACGCTTATCAGCCTGGCAGCCAGCAGCCTCCTTGCCGCGATCTTTTCAAACGATGTAGCGGTACGCCAGATAGCTTCCAAAGCCCTGCTTATCATGAGCACCGGTTATATCTTTTATGGCATCGGTATGGTGATGATGAGCGCTTTTAACGGCGCAGGCGATACCTGGGCAACTACAAAGCTCAATTTTATCGGTTTCTGGTTGTTCCAGGTACCCTTAGCGTACGTTTTGGCCAAAACATTTAACTGGGGGACTACAGGCGTATTTATTGCTATTCCTATTTCTCAAACTTTTATTGCGGTAACAAGCTACCTGCTGTTTAAGCGCGGAAACTGGAAAAAAGTAAAAGTTTAG
- a CDS encoding bifunctional helix-turn-helix transcriptional regulator/GNAT family N-acetyltransferase, giving the protein MNDQNTIISDIRAFNRFYTDIIGLLDQHLLDSPYALAEARILFEINNAGTIQASRIIDKMHIDKSYLSRLLKKLEKDKLVIRKRSDSDARAVILSLTEKGEKEFGMLNKASDEQIRNLIDPLSPAQKKCLASDMSDIMRVLKPGKKITQDDINIRTNLLPGDLGYIAFLHGIVYADECGYGLNFEGYVLESLGEFAHQYNPAKDRVWICEHHGKIVGFLAAVHRGQSAQLRYFILLDGYRGIGLGKKLMDSFMAYLNEQGLCTAYLWTTNEQQTATALYKRYGFRLTEEKPSKAFDKELTEQRYDLEL; this is encoded by the coding sequence ATGAATGATCAGAATACCATTATCAGTGACATCCGGGCCTTCAATCGTTTCTATACGGATATAATAGGTTTGCTCGACCAGCATTTACTGGATAGTCCTTATGCACTTGCCGAGGCCCGCATTCTTTTCGAAATAAATAATGCGGGAACCATACAGGCGTCCCGGATAATTGATAAAATGCACATCGACAAAAGCTACCTGAGCCGCCTGCTGAAAAAGCTTGAAAAAGATAAGCTGGTTATCCGGAAACGGTCGGACAGCGATGCCCGGGCAGTTATACTTTCACTGACTGAAAAAGGAGAAAAGGAGTTCGGGATGCTCAACAAAGCATCGGATGAGCAAATTAGGAACTTGATAGATCCTCTGTCACCAGCTCAAAAGAAATGCCTTGCTTCGGACATGTCGGACATAATGAGGGTCCTAAAACCGGGAAAAAAAATAACTCAGGATGATATCAATATACGCACAAACCTTTTACCCGGCGACCTGGGTTATATAGCTTTCCTGCACGGAATAGTATATGCCGATGAATGCGGCTATGGATTAAACTTTGAAGGGTATGTATTGGAGAGCCTCGGCGAATTCGCCCATCAATACAACCCTGCAAAGGATAGGGTGTGGATATGCGAACATCATGGCAAAATAGTAGGGTTCCTGGCTGCAGTGCACCGCGGGCAAAGCGCGCAATTGCGGTATTTTATCCTGCTTGATGGGTACAGGGGAATAGGATTAGGGAAAAAATTGATGGATAGCTTTATGGCCTACTTAAATGAACAAGGGTTATGCACCGCTTATTTGTGGACCACCAATGAACAACAGACAGCCACCGCCCTGTATAAAAGATATGGTTTTCGGCTTACAGAAGAAAAGCCGTCAAAGGCATTTGATAAAGAGCTGACAGAGCAACGATACGACTTGGAATTATAG
- a CDS encoding glycosyltransferase family 4 protein — MKIAVLAPVAWRTPPRHYGPWEQVSSNIAEGLVAEGWDVTLFATSDSITSGKLDAVIEKGYEEDRAQDAKVVECLHISNLVEKASEFDIIHNNFDFLPLTYSKLIKTPMITTIHGFSSSKIIPVYQKYNDSSYYVSISNSDRSPLLDYAATIYNGIKVNDFDYNELPEDYLLYFGRIHHHKGTAEAIQIAKGAGKKLLIAGLIQDEGYFSHHVKPFLGDQVVYIGEAGPEKRNQLMRNALALLHPINFDEPFGLSVAEAMLCGTPVIAFNRGSMPELIVDNRTGFLVNNVGEAIDMIPLIQKINRHDCRAWSVEQFSQEKMAREYIALYRSILD, encoded by the coding sequence ATGAAAATAGCTGTATTGGCCCCGGTTGCATGGCGAACACCGCCACGGCATTATGGGCCCTGGGAACAAGTGTCGTCAAACATTGCTGAGGGGCTGGTAGCCGAAGGTTGGGATGTAACGCTTTTCGCGACGTCGGATTCCATTACTTCGGGCAAGCTGGATGCTGTTATTGAAAAAGGTTATGAGGAGGACCGGGCACAGGACGCCAAGGTGGTGGAGTGCCTGCATATTAGCAACCTGGTAGAAAAAGCATCGGAGTTCGATATCATTCATAATAATTTTGACTTTCTGCCGCTCACCTATTCGAAACTTATAAAGACGCCGATGATAACCACCATACACGGGTTTTCGTCGTCCAAAATTATTCCTGTTTACCAAAAATATAATGACAGTTCCTATTATGTTTCTATCAGTAATTCTGACAGGTCGCCCTTGCTTGATTACGCTGCTACCATCTACAACGGTATTAAAGTAAATGATTTTGACTATAATGAATTGCCGGAGGACTACCTGCTTTATTTCGGCCGTATTCATCATCACAAAGGAACGGCAGAGGCTATACAAATAGCAAAGGGCGCCGGGAAAAAGCTGCTCATAGCGGGGCTCATTCAAGATGAGGGGTATTTCAGCCACCATGTCAAACCATTTTTAGGAGACCAGGTCGTCTACATCGGCGAAGCAGGCCCGGAGAAAAGAAATCAGTTAATGCGCAATGCCCTGGCATTACTGCACCCAATAAATTTTGACGAGCCCTTCGGCCTGAGTGTGGCTGAGGCCATGCTTTGCGGAACGCCGGTGATCGCCTTTAACAGAGGTTCAATGCCCGAGCTGATAGTTGATAATAGAACAGGTTTTTTGGTAAATAATGTTGGTGAGGCAATTGATATGATTCCCCTTATTCAAAAAATAAACCGGCACGACTGCCGCGCCTGGAGCGTGGAGCAATTCTCGCAGGAAAAAATGGCCAGGGAATATATTGCTTTGTATAGGTCAATATTGGATTAA
- a CDS encoding response regulator, which produces MSKLILIDDDPMYHKISQLMLREYSVVKDVVSSTDAKATIDFLEENKENPEQLPDYIFVDLNMPGYNGWDFLNDYRKIYDSLKKAIRVYIVSSSIAPHDIKKSKTYSFVNSFIIKPLTREFLHELMA; this is translated from the coding sequence ATGAGCAAGTTGATTTTGATCGATGACGATCCTATGTACCATAAAATTTCGCAATTGATGTTGAGGGAGTACAGCGTTGTGAAAGACGTTGTGTCCAGCACAGATGCCAAAGCTACGATTGATTTCCTTGAAGAGAATAAGGAAAACCCCGAACAATTGCCCGATTACATTTTCGTCGACTTAAATATGCCCGGCTATAATGGATGGGATTTTTTGAATGATTACAGAAAAATATACGATTCGCTTAAAAAAGCCATCCGGGTTTATATCGTGTCTTCTTCTATCGCTCCTCACGATATCAAAAAGTCGAAAACCTATTCTTTTGTCAACTCTTTTATCATCAAACCACTCACGCGCGAATTTCTGCATGAACTGATGGCTTAA
- a CDS encoding glycosyltransferase family 4 protein encodes MKLTYISTYPPRECGLASFNKSLINAINSNFHSEEEAFVVAVNNGNKDEYDYPGEVKFIIRQHDMMDYTEAAKFINASDTHACVLQHEFGIYGGDNGVYVLSLVNQLEKPLISVFHTVLEKPSFQQKAILQKVAKRSDKIVVMGKIAVKLLHKIYGIPQEKICFLEHGAPDLESPVNNPVKEDVLFRGRKVLLTFGLLSRNKGLETVIRALPKIVRSNPEVLYVILGSTHPEILKNSGEEYRESLVQLAARLNVSNNVAFINRFVSEDDLINYLTAADIYISPYLNEAQITSGTLAYAVGAGAAVVSTPYWHARELLDEGRGRLFNFKDESGLADIVNDLIRSPRKLSAIKKNAYNYGLNLRWPVIGRKYIDLIKEVIEKPDLSERILRSVIDPEIMPDFSLDYVKSLTNSTGIIQHAKYGIPNWKEGYCVDDNSRAMIMALMAEKQGHKDALDLLPAYMSFMLYMQNEGGYFRNFLSYKNEFLDKIGSEDAFGRAIWALGYLIHHAPSSAYAKFGEELFHKARPNFRNLTHLRGVGNTIIGLSYYLRSYPSDNDAHSTLDHLTGILMTAYDNCRGETWKWFENHLTYDNAILPLALLHSAEITRDEKVLDIAFESMNFLGGITINSKYCNPVGNNGWYSRDGELPSYDQQAIDIMAMVLMYAQAHHMTADPRYLKKLFRVYSWFLGENSLSVPLYDPETKGCYDGLHPTGINLNQGAESTLAYMISHLAVLEAFKVDTSYLYDKDAVESVLLK; translated from the coding sequence ATGAAGCTGACCTATATATCAACATATCCACCGCGCGAGTGTGGACTTGCGTCGTTCAATAAAAGCCTTATCAATGCCATTAATTCAAATTTTCATAGCGAAGAAGAGGCCTTTGTAGTTGCTGTTAATAATGGCAATAAAGATGAATATGATTATCCCGGCGAAGTGAAGTTTATAATAAGGCAGCATGACATGATGGACTATACCGAAGCCGCTAAATTTATTAATGCCAGCGACACGCACGCCTGCGTTCTACAGCACGAATTCGGAATTTATGGAGGCGATAACGGCGTATATGTTCTCTCGTTGGTAAACCAGCTCGAAAAGCCGCTTATATCGGTATTTCACACCGTTTTAGAAAAGCCATCGTTCCAGCAAAAAGCAATACTTCAAAAAGTTGCAAAAAGATCGGACAAGATCGTTGTAATGGGTAAGATCGCTGTTAAACTGCTGCATAAAATTTATGGCATTCCGCAGGAAAAGATATGTTTCCTTGAACACGGAGCACCAGACCTGGAGAGCCCGGTAAATAACCCGGTTAAAGAAGATGTATTATTTAGGGGCCGAAAAGTACTGCTTACATTTGGATTATTAAGCAGGAATAAGGGTTTAGAAACCGTTATAAGGGCCTTGCCCAAAATTGTGCGGTCAAACCCCGAGGTACTTTACGTTATTCTAGGATCTACCCATCCCGAAATTTTAAAGAACTCCGGTGAGGAATACCGGGAAAGCCTGGTACAGTTAGCGGCCCGGCTGAACGTAAGCAATAATGTTGCATTCATCAACCGGTTTGTATCGGAAGACGACCTGATCAATTACCTTACCGCGGCTGATATTTATATCTCACCTTATTTGAACGAGGCGCAAATAACCAGCGGAACACTCGCGTACGCTGTTGGAGCCGGCGCAGCAGTGGTTTCCACCCCTTACTGGCATGCCCGGGAGTTGCTGGATGAAGGTCGCGGAAGGCTTTTTAATTTTAAGGATGAGAGCGGATTGGCCGATATAGTAAATGATCTGATCCGGTCGCCCCGAAAATTATCAGCAATTAAAAAGAACGCCTACAACTATGGCTTAAATTTAAGATGGCCGGTGATAGGGAGAAAATATATAGACCTTATTAAAGAGGTTATTGAGAAACCCGACCTTAGCGAAAGGATATTAAGAAGTGTTATCGATCCTGAGATCATGCCTGATTTCAGCCTGGATTATGTTAAAAGTTTAACCAACAGCACGGGTATTATCCAACATGCAAAATATGGCATACCTAACTGGAAAGAAGGCTACTGCGTAGATGACAACTCGCGCGCCATGATCATGGCGCTGATGGCGGAAAAACAAGGCCACAAGGATGCCCTGGACTTATTGCCTGCGTACATGAGTTTCATGCTGTATATGCAAAACGAAGGGGGCTACTTTAGGAATTTTTTGAGTTATAAAAATGAATTTCTCGATAAGATAGGATCGGAGGATGCCTTTGGCCGCGCTATATGGGCATTGGGATATCTTATCCACCACGCCCCAAGCAGTGCCTACGCCAAATTTGGCGAGGAACTTTTTCATAAAGCGCGTCCGAATTTCCGTAATTTAACTCATCTGCGTGGTGTTGGTAATACCATTATTGGGTTAAGTTATTATTTACGGTCGTATCCGTCAGATAACGACGCGCACAGTACGCTTGATCATCTGACCGGCATCCTGATGACAGCATATGATAATTGTCGCGGCGAAACCTGGAAGTGGTTTGAAAATCACCTTACTTATGACAATGCCATATTACCGCTTGCATTACTCCATTCGGCAGAGATCACAAGAGATGAGAAAGTATTGGATATCGCTTTTGAATCGATGAATTTTCTTGGAGGCATTACCATAAATTCAAAATATTGCAATCCCGTAGGCAATAATGGATGGTATTCGCGCGATGGGGAACTCCCATCTTATGATCAGCAGGCAATAGATATTATGGCCATGGTACTGATGTACGCGCAGGCCCATCATATGACCGCGGACCCGCGTTATCTTAAAAAACTATTCCGGGTTTATTCCTGGTTCCTGGGCGAAAATTCGCTGAGTGTGCCCTTGTACGACCCGGAAACAAAGGGTTGCTATGACGGGCTGCACCCGACAGGGATAAATTTGAACCAGGGCGCCGAAAGCACGCTGGCCTATATGATATCGCACCTGGCTGTTCTGGAAGCATTTAAAGTTGATACATCTTACCTATACGATAAGGACGCCGTAGAAAGTGTCCTGCTGAAATGA